The following are encoded in a window of Lagenorhynchus albirostris chromosome 3, mLagAlb1.1, whole genome shotgun sequence genomic DNA:
- the MADCAM1 gene encoding mucosal addressin cell adhesion molecule 1 isoform X1 translates to MEQGLALLLPLFLGLLQLGRGGPLEVEPPEPEVAVAVGESLQFTCRLACEDGRAASVQWRGLDTSLGAVQSSAGSSVLSVLNASLSAAGPRVCVGSCGDVAFQHIVRLLVFAFPDQLTVAPEALVAGPDKEVSCTAHRVTPAGPDTLSMSLLLGDQELEGVEALRDVMEEPQEGEDPLFQVTQRWLLPTLGTPAPPSLHCQATMRLPGLELSRRRPIPVLQGLTSLEPPVMTPPEPSTTESPEPPVTTSLKPPITTSPEATPEQASTRSPRSPGPVPRNSSTRPCLPEIHQLSAAGSLELLCEVVCGPGVAVRWTRAPGGLAAYETQEVGARAWLSGGSVLWARCHGEGWFQCGLDPGGQTANLLPANVCIPVDGQLCSGAASPGVPDLPPVETLPAHQMTWAPAPPGPHGGGFSFHSVATRGCLQGSGQQGG, encoded by the exons ATGGAGCAGGGACTCGCCCTCCTGCTTCCCCTCTTTCTGGGGCTGCTGCAGCTGGGCCGCG GTGGGCCGCTGGAGGTGGAGCCCCCCGAGCCCGAGGTGGCGGTGGCCGTGGGCGAGTCGCTACAGTTCACCTGCCGCCTGGCCTGCGAGGACGGCAGGGCGGCCTCTGTGCAGTGGCGGGGCCTGGACACCAGCCTGGGCGCCGTGCAGTCGAGCGCGGGTAGCAGCGTCCTCTCCGTGCTCAACGCCTCGCTGTCGGCTGCGGGGCCCCGCGTGTGCGTGGGCTCCTGCGGGGACGTCGCCTTCCAGCACATCGTGCGGCTCCTGGTGTTCG CCTTCCCGGACCAACTGACTGTGGCCCCAGAGGCCCTGGTGGCTGGGCCGGACAAGGAGGTGTCCTGCACAGCCCACAGAGTCACGCCTGCTGGCCCTGACACCCTCTCCATGTCCCTGCTCCTGGGAGATCAGGAACTGGAGGGGGTGGAGGCCCTCCGGGATGTGATGGAGGAGCCCCAGGAGGGCGAGGACCCGCTGTTCCAAGTGACACAGCGCTGGCTGCTGCCCACCTTGGGGACACCcgccccaccctccctccactgCCAGGCGACCATGAGGCTGCCCGGCTTGGAGCTGAGCCGCCGCCGGCCCATCCCAG TCCTGCAGGGCCTGACCTCCCTGGAGCCCCCCGTCATGAcccccccagagcccagcaccaCAGAGTCCCCGGAGCCCCCCGTCACGACATCCCTGAAGCCCCCCATCACCACCTCCCCCGAGGCCACCCCAGAGCAGGCCTCCACCCGCAGCCCCAGGAGTCCTGGCCCCGTGCCCCGGAACAGCTCCACCAGGCCCTGCCTCCCGGAGATCCACCAGCTGTCAGCAGCAGGGAGCTTGGAGCTGCTGTGTGAGGTGGTCTGCGGCCCAGGCGTGGCCGTGCGCTGGACCCGGGCCCCTGGCGGGCTGGCGGCCTACGAGACGCAGGAGGTGGGGGCCCGGGCTTGGCTGAGCGGCGGAAGCGTGCTGTGGGCCAGATGCCACGGTGAGGGCTGGTTCCAGTGTGGCCTGGACCCAGGGGGCCAGACGGCCAACCT GCTCCCCGCTAACGTCTGCATACCTGTGGACGGGCAGCTTTGTTCTGGGGCTGCTTCTCCTGGTGTTCCTGACCTACCGCCTGTGGAAACGCTGCCGGCCCACCAGATGACCTGGGCCCCTGCCCCGCCTGGACCACACGGAGGGGGATTTTCCTTCCACTCAGTTGCGACCAGAGGATGTTTGCAGGGTTCTGGACAGCAGGGGGGCTGA
- the MADCAM1 gene encoding mucosal addressin cell adhesion molecule 1 isoform X2, whose protein sequence is MEQGLALLLPLFLGLLQLGRGGPLEVEPPEPEVAVAVGESLQFTCRLACEDGRAASVQWRGLDTSLGAVQSSAGSSVLSVLNASLSAAGPRVCVGSCGDVAFQHIVRLLVFAFPDQLTVAPEALVAGPDKEVSCTAHRVTPAGPDTLSMSLLLGDQELEGVEALRDVMEEPQEGEDPLFQVTQRWLLPTLGTPAPPSLHCQATMRLPGLELSRRRPIPVLQGLTSLEPPVMTPPEPSTTESPEPPVTTSLKPPITTSPEATPEQASTRSPRSPGPVPRNSSTRPCLPEIHQLSAAGSLELLCEVVCGPGVAVRWTRAPGGLAAYETQEVGARAWLSGGSVLWARCHGEGWFQCGLDPGGQTANLYVASEICSPLTSAYLWTGSFVLGLLLLVFLTYRLWKRCRPTR, encoded by the exons ATGGAGCAGGGACTCGCCCTCCTGCTTCCCCTCTTTCTGGGGCTGCTGCAGCTGGGCCGCG GTGGGCCGCTGGAGGTGGAGCCCCCCGAGCCCGAGGTGGCGGTGGCCGTGGGCGAGTCGCTACAGTTCACCTGCCGCCTGGCCTGCGAGGACGGCAGGGCGGCCTCTGTGCAGTGGCGGGGCCTGGACACCAGCCTGGGCGCCGTGCAGTCGAGCGCGGGTAGCAGCGTCCTCTCCGTGCTCAACGCCTCGCTGTCGGCTGCGGGGCCCCGCGTGTGCGTGGGCTCCTGCGGGGACGTCGCCTTCCAGCACATCGTGCGGCTCCTGGTGTTCG CCTTCCCGGACCAACTGACTGTGGCCCCAGAGGCCCTGGTGGCTGGGCCGGACAAGGAGGTGTCCTGCACAGCCCACAGAGTCACGCCTGCTGGCCCTGACACCCTCTCCATGTCCCTGCTCCTGGGAGATCAGGAACTGGAGGGGGTGGAGGCCCTCCGGGATGTGATGGAGGAGCCCCAGGAGGGCGAGGACCCGCTGTTCCAAGTGACACAGCGCTGGCTGCTGCCCACCTTGGGGACACCcgccccaccctccctccactgCCAGGCGACCATGAGGCTGCCCGGCTTGGAGCTGAGCCGCCGCCGGCCCATCCCAG TCCTGCAGGGCCTGACCTCCCTGGAGCCCCCCGTCATGAcccccccagagcccagcaccaCAGAGTCCCCGGAGCCCCCCGTCACGACATCCCTGAAGCCCCCCATCACCACCTCCCCCGAGGCCACCCCAGAGCAGGCCTCCACCCGCAGCCCCAGGAGTCCTGGCCCCGTGCCCCGGAACAGCTCCACCAGGCCCTGCCTCCCGGAGATCCACCAGCTGTCAGCAGCAGGGAGCTTGGAGCTGCTGTGTGAGGTGGTCTGCGGCCCAGGCGTGGCCGTGCGCTGGACCCGGGCCCCTGGCGGGCTGGCGGCCTACGAGACGCAGGAGGTGGGGGCCCGGGCTTGGCTGAGCGGCGGAAGCGTGCTGTGGGCCAGATGCCACGGTGAGGGCTGGTTCCAGTGTGGCCTGGACCCAGGGGGCCAGACGGCCAACCTGTACGTGGCCTCAGAGATCT GCTCCCCGCTAACGTCTGCATACCTGTGGACGGGCAGCTTTGTTCTGGGGCTGCTTCTCCTGGTGTTCCTGACCTACCGCCTGTGGAAACGCTGCCGGCCCACCAGATGA